Proteins found in one Coffea eugenioides isolate CCC68of chromosome 5, Ceug_1.0, whole genome shotgun sequence genomic segment:
- the LOC113770578 gene encoding upstream activation factor subunit UAF30 has product MLPQRMKKVITDNPKQLADLIDLVNLPSTLREFTGQSQTSRLGCFTRVWSYIKENKLQDPNNKNLVNCDAKLKQILLGKGQVDLAELPMLIKLHFPKQQK; this is encoded by the exons ATGCTGCCTCAGAGGATGAAAAAGGTCATTACCGACAACCCAAAACAACTTGCTGACTTGATCGACCTTGTAAACCTGCCCTCAACGCTCAGAGAATTCACGGGTCAGTCGCAGACCTCGCGTTTGGGGTGCTTTACGCGTGTTTGGTCGTACATCAAGGAGAACAAACTCCAG GATCCAAATAACAAGAATCTGGTCAATTGTGATGCTAAATTGAAGCAAATTCTGTTGGGTAAAGGCCAAGTCGATCTTGCTGAACTTCCTATGCTGATTAAGCTGCATTTCCCGAAGCAGCAGAAATGA
- the LOC113770577 gene encoding EH domain-containing protein 1-like encodes MEGLDALLAKKKHTPKSELEQNGIPQLQSSPSANWFSSSKSAKKVSLSSVTSIIDGLKKLYVQKLKPLEATYRFNDFVSPLLTNSDFDAKPMVMVFGSILNWENNIH; translated from the exons ATGGAAGGGTTGGATGCGCTACTAGCT AAGAAAAAGCATACACCGAAAAGTGAACTAGAACAAAATG GTATTCCTCAGTTGCAGTCTTCACCATCTGCTAATTGGTTTTCTTCGTCAAAGTCTGCAAAGAAG GTGTCTCTAAGCTCTGTTACATCAATTATTGATGGATTGAAGAAGTTGTACGTCCAAAAACTGAAGCCATTGGAAGCAACATATCGTTTCAATGATTTTGTTTCCCCTTTGTTG ACAAATAGCGATTTTGATGCTAAGCCCATGGTGATGGTTTTTGGGTCAATACTTAACTGGGAAAACAACATTCATTAA